A section of the Spirosoma pollinicola genome encodes:
- a CDS encoding S8 family peptidase, with product MNVSDPTPQSTSYFDVPFVPENLADVCCVDAQVTENLFRKKFIVQDGLIKIPEEYIVMSDVHQSLDFLIVNENYVLEKEGHSFTVTVARRNNCGPDARTFVLLRALAGKDLRGMANFVELDVRTSIGSNIVGQIHPGPTGGRGSSEGYSNAYGLNRPVLSTDLLRDFKQLNPLEVQKERGSSTTVLATYKSICPIKVAVLDTGLLVQSSEEGEKYSRGETCSDYSTGWNFVDDTPNVEDGHPELHGTRISAIIMNSCKDVELLPVKTANDTGVCELYDILCGLEYARVNKARIINASFSFRINPGKSISLLKTIMNALKKDDIWVVAAAGNAGQYIKNASGNTPPLGQNAPLNLPACYSRDKTKNRVITVTTISCTRRKSDADGKVRITNMKIGECYSNQFVDVGVVANGHPSPPFVIDDHTFSAPKFQPRPGTSYATAYITGLVASILHKGYADGKKQVMRKLNVKHRRKLQNGVRHGNYIKV from the coding sequence ATGAATGTCTCTGATCCCACACCACAATCAACTTCCTATTTTGATGTACCGTTTGTGCCCGAAAATCTGGCCGACGTCTGTTGCGTTGACGCTCAAGTAACCGAAAATCTTTTCAGGAAGAAATTTATTGTTCAGGATGGTCTGATTAAGATTCCGGAAGAATATATAGTTATGAGCGATGTACATCAGTCGCTTGACTTTCTAATAGTTAACGAAAATTACGTATTAGAGAAAGAGGGACATTCGTTTACTGTCACTGTTGCTAGAAGAAATAACTGTGGGCCCGATGCCCGAACGTTTGTCTTACTTAGGGCGCTTGCAGGTAAGGATTTACGTGGTATGGCGAACTTTGTCGAACTGGACGTAAGAACTAGCATTGGTAGTAATATCGTTGGACAAATTCACCCTGGCCCAACTGGAGGACGAGGCAGTAGTGAAGGCTACTCAAATGCTTACGGTCTCAATCGACCTGTGCTTTCTACAGATTTATTGAGAGATTTTAAGCAGCTCAATCCACTTGAAGTTCAAAAAGAAAGAGGAAGTTCTACTACCGTTTTGGCAACGTATAAATCCATTTGTCCAATTAAAGTAGCTGTATTAGACACAGGGCTACTGGTACAATCAAGTGAAGAGGGCGAAAAATATAGTCGAGGAGAGACTTGCAGTGATTATTCAACAGGTTGGAATTTTGTAGATGACACACCAAACGTAGAGGATGGTCACCCTGAACTGCATGGCACCCGCATCAGTGCAATAATTATGAACTCGTGTAAGGATGTTGAATTGCTACCTGTTAAAACGGCTAACGATACCGGCGTTTGCGAGTTATATGATATTTTATGTGGATTAGAATACGCCCGAGTCAATAAAGCCCGCATAATTAACGCTAGTTTTAGTTTTAGAATTAATCCGGGGAAAAGCATTTCATTATTGAAAACGATAATGAATGCGCTGAAAAAAGATGACATATGGGTGGTTGCTGCTGCCGGTAATGCAGGCCAGTACATAAAAAATGCTTCAGGAAACACACCGCCACTTGGTCAGAATGCACCCCTAAACTTACCCGCCTGTTACAGCAGAGACAAGACTAAAAATCGTGTGATAACCGTAACAACTATAAGTTGTACCAGAAGAAAAAGCGATGCCGACGGGAAGGTCAGGATTACGAATATGAAAATTGGTGAATGTTATTCAAATCAGTTTGTTGATGTAGGCGTTGTTGCAAATGGACACCCTAGTCCTCCCTTTGTAATTGATGATCACACGTTCTCTGCACCGAAATTCCAGCCCAGACCGGGTACTTCATATGCTACTGCTTACATTACAGGGTTGGTGGCCAGTATTTTACATAAAGGATATGCGGACGGGAAGAAACAAGTGATGCGTAAATTAAACGTAAAACATCGTCGTAAACTGCAAAACGGAGTTCGGCATGGTAACTATATCAAGGTATGA
- a CDS encoding site-2 protease family protein: MNKSTRTYLLHGGLFLITLVTTTMAGAEWMFGRLFIPIDGMVTLGWDEFVAGFNFSVPFLAILTVHEFGHYFTARANHVRVTLPYYIPLWIGIGQSIGTLGAFIRIQDFINSRRKYFDIGIAGPLAGFALALVVLWYGFTHLPPPEFIFTIHPEYKKWGLDYGKHAYQHLPEGAAMGLGDNILFNFFKNHVADPARLPHAYEMIHYPYLLAGYLALFFTSLNLIPIGQLDGGHIMYALIGYKRFRLVSPVLFTLFAFYAGLGLFKPSDFAVQTDEAFFSALGKFGLYMGVLYLAFSRISENRMTSLIVTLSVVAAQLVLSWARPDIEGYQGFLAFAFVLGRFLGIYHPETELEEPLDSKRQVLGWIALIVFVLCFSPRPFMFS, from the coding sequence ATGAATAAAAGTACCCGCACCTACCTCCTGCATGGAGGTCTTTTTTTAATTACCCTCGTTACAACCACAATGGCCGGAGCCGAGTGGATGTTTGGCCGGTTGTTTATTCCAATTGACGGCATGGTAACCCTCGGCTGGGATGAGTTTGTGGCTGGATTTAATTTTTCGGTACCCTTTCTGGCCATTCTGACCGTCCATGAATTTGGCCATTATTTTACCGCCAGGGCCAATCATGTTCGGGTTACGTTGCCCTATTATATTCCGCTCTGGATTGGTATTGGTCAAAGCATTGGCACGCTGGGGGCTTTTATCCGGATTCAGGATTTTATCAACAGTCGCCGGAAATACTTCGACATCGGTATTGCCGGACCCCTGGCTGGTTTTGCCCTTGCCCTGGTTGTACTGTGGTACGGCTTCACACATTTACCCCCGCCCGAATTCATCTTTACCATTCACCCTGAGTACAAGAAGTGGGGACTCGACTATGGCAAACATGCTTACCAGCATTTGCCGGAAGGGGCCGCTATGGGGCTGGGCGATAATATATTGTTCAACTTTTTCAAGAACCATGTTGCCGATCCCGCCCGCTTGCCACACGCGTATGAAATGATTCACTACCCATACCTGCTGGCAGGGTATCTGGCGTTGTTTTTTACCTCCCTGAACCTCATTCCCATCGGGCAACTGGATGGTGGTCATATTATGTATGCCCTCATTGGCTATAAACGCTTTCGTTTGGTATCACCTGTGTTGTTTACCCTGTTTGCGTTTTATGCTGGATTGGGCCTGTTCAAGCCGAGCGATTTTGCGGTGCAAACCGACGAAGCATTTTTCTCGGCACTAGGCAAATTTGGCCTGTATATGGGTGTCCTGTACCTGGCTTTTTCGCGCATAAGCGAAAATCGCATGACTTCCCTGATCGTCACACTGAGTGTGGTTGCCGCGCAATTGGTGTTATCGTGGGCGCGTCCCGACATCGAGGGGTATCAGGGTTTTCTGGCGTTTGCCTTTGTGCTTGGTCGGTTCTTGGGTATTTACCATCCCGAAACAGAACTGGAGGAACCATTGGATAGTAAGCGGCAGGTGTTGGGCTGGATTGCCTTGATTGTCTTTGTGTTATGTTTTAGCCCCCGCCCCTTCATGTTTTCGTAA
- a CDS encoding helix-turn-helix domain-containing protein, with the protein MQIRFTVEVVLAMFIINVGFFSAGLLWLQSHNRQANRFLAGLMTAISFWQIDGFFRVSGLYGQNANLYFLPIFYSFSFGPLIYFYVKSLTNSSFRFTKKHWLHFLPVAVQALGYVFLSFKSYEFRNWFWANVHYPTTYRVEFDGTWLSLLVYLLLSLRLLQKYSRYVQENFSETSRLTLRWLRVLLLILAVICGQWAVELVLRDIFHTFYQYDYSYWLLGFFLIALGAAGLQQGNLANVQFQPEPVSDTPANPAKTIIDVNPDYVERVRQSMIIHKLYLNPTLTLTELAQHVALNPKVVSQVINAGIGKSFNDFVNDYRVDEVKQRLRTNDMARLTLLGIALESGFNSKTTFNRIFRQHTGQSPSEFAGLD; encoded by the coding sequence ATGCAGATTCGGTTTACGGTTGAAGTAGTACTGGCTATGTTCATTATTAACGTCGGTTTTTTTTCGGCTGGTCTGCTTTGGCTTCAGTCGCATAATCGGCAAGCCAACCGATTTCTGGCAGGGCTAATGACAGCTATCTCGTTCTGGCAAATCGACGGGTTCTTCAGAGTATCGGGTCTGTATGGCCAGAATGCAAATCTTTATTTTCTGCCTATCTTTTACTCATTTTCCTTTGGCCCGCTTATTTATTTTTACGTTAAAAGCCTAACAAACAGCAGCTTTCGTTTTACAAAAAAACATTGGCTTCACTTCCTCCCGGTTGCCGTTCAGGCGCTGGGTTATGTGTTCCTTTCGTTTAAATCCTATGAGTTTCGGAACTGGTTCTGGGCCAACGTTCATTATCCAACCACCTATCGTGTTGAGTTCGACGGCACCTGGCTTTCGTTACTCGTGTACTTACTCTTATCGCTAAGGCTGTTGCAGAAATACAGTCGATATGTTCAGGAGAATTTCTCCGAAACCAGCCGATTAACCTTGCGCTGGCTACGCGTGCTGTTACTTATTCTGGCCGTTATCTGCGGCCAGTGGGCAGTCGAGCTTGTTCTCCGCGATATTTTTCACACCTTCTATCAATATGATTATTCGTACTGGCTGCTCGGCTTTTTTCTGATCGCGCTGGGTGCGGCCGGTTTACAACAAGGCAATTTAGCCAACGTCCAGTTTCAGCCTGAACCGGTTTCGGATACGCCCGCCAACCCGGCAAAAACGATAATCGACGTCAATCCGGACTACGTTGAACGAGTTCGTCAATCCATGATAATCCATAAACTTTACCTTAACCCAACCTTAACACTTACGGAACTGGCACAACACGTAGCGCTGAACCCGAAAGTTGTTTCGCAGGTCATCAATGCGGGTATCGGCAAGTCATTTAACGACTTTGTGAACGATTACCGGGTCGACGAAGTAAAGCAACGGCTTCGTACAAACGACATGGCCCGGTTAACCTTACTGGGCATCGCTCTTGAATCGGGTTTTAATTCAAAGACAACCTTCAATCGAATTTTCCGTCAGCACACTGGTCAATCACCCAGTGAATTTGCTGGGCTCGACTAA
- a CDS encoding RNA polymerase sigma factor, whose protein sequence is MRLPSRQLSDAELMAGIRAGGSERRLYENKLYEKYHYFIADGTRKHRLSDDECASVYSDTILTVFESISSDRFEGRSELKTYIYQIFSNKCVDEIRKKTTKRSSVHDAFSLDDSLMQLPDEARSVVQKLIAESDVEKLHRHLNDLGEKCRAMILSWGEGYSDDEIAQAMGYNSAAVAKTSRLRCLEKLRERFRDIL, encoded by the coding sequence ATGCGACTTCCTTCCCGACAGCTCTCCGACGCTGAGTTGATGGCCGGTATCCGAGCTGGCGGCTCAGAGCGACGGCTTTACGAGAATAAACTCTACGAGAAATACCACTATTTTATAGCTGATGGCACTCGCAAGCATCGTCTCTCCGACGATGAATGCGCCAGTGTTTATTCTGATACGATCCTTACCGTGTTCGAGAGCATTAGCAGCGATCGTTTTGAGGGCCGATCGGAACTTAAAACGTACATCTATCAAATATTTTCGAATAAATGTGTTGACGAAATTCGTAAAAAGACGACTAAGCGTAGTAGTGTCCACGATGCCTTTTCGCTTGATGATTCGCTGATGCAACTGCCCGACGAAGCGCGCTCGGTGGTGCAGAAACTCATTGCCGAAAGCGATGTAGAAAAGCTGCATCGGCATTTGAACGATTTGGGTGAGAAATGTCGCGCCATGATCTTGTCCTGGGGAGAAGGGTATTCTGACGACGAAATTGCACAGGCAATGGGCTATAATTCGGCGGCTGTGGCTAAAACAAGCCGTTTACGCTGTTTGGAAAAATTACGCGAACGTTTCCGCGACATACTATGA
- a CDS encoding YceI family protein — MKTLPIFACILMLVTATGTLAQNQPITIDANASQLSWTGYAEVGSWAPTGTIHLLKGQLTRVGSQINSATITMDMTTIQHENDRLQAHLRDEAFFDVIHFPTATFALRSLTGTTATGQLTVKGVTRSISFPVVVSEENNGLRLKGRALIDRTQFGIRYNSTSFFADLGDQAIKNEFSLSFDLITKPIMKAARQRTAR, encoded by the coding sequence ATGAAAACGCTTCCTATTTTCGCATGTATTCTTATGTTGGTCACAGCAACAGGCACGCTGGCACAAAACCAACCCATCACCATTGACGCCAACGCCAGCCAGCTTTCCTGGACGGGTTATGCCGAAGTTGGTTCGTGGGCACCGACTGGCACCATACATTTACTAAAAGGACAGTTAACACGAGTCGGCAGTCAAATCAATAGCGCCACGATTACAATGGACATGACGACGATTCAGCATGAAAATGATCGCCTGCAAGCGCACCTCCGGGACGAAGCCTTTTTTGACGTTATCCACTTCCCAACGGCAACATTCGCTTTGCGCTCGCTGACGGGCACAACCGCTACAGGGCAGCTCACCGTAAAAGGGGTCACCAGGTCTATCTCGTTTCCCGTGGTTGTGAGTGAGGAGAATAATGGGCTTCGACTTAAAGGGAGGGCACTCATTGACCGCACCCAGTTTGGTATTCGCTACAACTCAACCAGCTTCTTCGCTGACCTGGGTGATCAGGCCATAAAGAATGAGTTTTCCCTTTCATTCGACCTGATAACCAAGCCAATTATGAAAGCAGCCAGGCAACGCACGGCCCGATAA
- a CDS encoding CHAT domain-containing protein, which translates to MNRFELASLCKEVLNESNDQKIKKLPHLLKQWEQNRVPPDSLYVNLHIELAKLVAQNKHWPEAIQLLKKVIRLYPNYASVLNPEILAKAYHRLGISYQDNGDFISARRYLEQGIVACRDRPDSRWVSYMHSTLAFGLYQSGDYEKALIHAEQAIRIGESVHSDRAVANGLFEKAKALRELGHTRETRPDLERAIYIAEHNQELVYDLSLYYVTLAYVCKAEAKAQQGIHYFQKAISLSRQLNDSLGIATNSTDFGYFLYELRQYDAAETVLTQAILFSQAPYITARAFNNLGAVYWRKKNLVQALKTYQRGFSAIFGGFNGLKIDNLPSISSIRSSAYKEYVFTLIQDKADTWLDYAKATNSDSNRLKAALDTYKVADQMVDFMRWEHTGDQSKLFWRQKTRGMYERAIETCYRLGDAKQAFRFLEKSRAVMLADKINELGAQHKLTNEQVAQEQLLQQSVNNQQSKLASIEPGNSSAYNAARILLFAKQDSLTTFLKKLEASNPAYYQYKYDNSTTSLADVQQYLKKQSGSLITYFVGDSALYLMGVTDGKILLKKQSIKTYNQLLRQFGNLLSNPTAMSKRNDVARFLSLSNGLYQQLLGPMSLPEGRVVVSPDGFFVPFDALSRSATRPDYAMNDYAFSYVYSVGLLLKNEKKSVQTAGFHVIDFLGIAPVDFSPSLKQVVLPGSDNALVPIASRFTNSTLLTHNAATRQAFLSKAANARIIHLFTHATADSTDQEPKLYFADSTLQLSDLSNEALPNAQLVVLAACKTGIGANQRGEGIFSLARGFAALGVPSVLTTLWSVQNVATYQLTDLFYSYLDQGFSKDIALQRAKQDWLKTAEGVNQLPNNWAGLIIVGDSEPLPRLGIMVWVSVLFAFLGAAILIIWHERRKRKSSNLIVTAPGALA; encoded by the coding sequence ATGAACCGGTTTGAGCTTGCGTCGTTATGTAAAGAAGTATTAAACGAATCGAATGATCAAAAAATAAAGAAACTTCCACACCTGCTTAAGCAATGGGAGCAAAACCGTGTGCCGCCTGATTCTTTGTATGTAAACCTCCATATTGAGTTGGCAAAACTAGTAGCACAGAATAAACACTGGCCAGAAGCTATTCAATTACTGAAAAAGGTAATTCGATTGTACCCAAACTATGCCTCTGTTCTGAATCCAGAGATTTTGGCAAAGGCTTATCATCGCCTGGGTATTTCTTATCAGGATAATGGTGACTTTATATCAGCTCGCAGGTATCTGGAGCAGGGTATTGTAGCTTGCCGAGACAGGCCAGACAGCCGTTGGGTTTCTTACATGCATAGTACATTAGCGTTCGGCTTATATCAATCGGGCGACTATGAAAAAGCTTTAATACACGCAGAACAGGCGATTAGAATTGGAGAATCTGTTCATAGTGACAGAGCTGTTGCGAATGGCCTTTTCGAAAAAGCTAAAGCACTACGTGAATTAGGGCACACGCGTGAAACCAGACCCGATCTTGAACGGGCTATATACATAGCTGAACATAATCAGGAGTTAGTATACGATTTGTCTCTCTATTACGTCACTCTCGCCTATGTATGCAAAGCGGAGGCAAAAGCCCAGCAAGGCATTCATTACTTTCAGAAAGCTATTTCGCTTAGTAGACAACTAAATGATAGTCTCGGTATTGCGACAAATAGTACTGACTTTGGCTATTTTCTGTATGAGTTAAGGCAGTATGACGCAGCAGAAACTGTATTAACTCAGGCAATTCTATTTAGTCAGGCACCCTACATTACTGCGAGGGCATTCAATAATTTAGGGGCAGTTTATTGGCGAAAAAAGAATCTTGTGCAAGCCTTGAAAACGTATCAACGTGGGTTTAGTGCTATCTTTGGAGGTTTTAATGGGTTGAAAATTGATAATTTGCCATCTATTAGCAGTATTCGCTCATCTGCATACAAGGAATATGTTTTTACCCTAATTCAGGACAAAGCCGACACCTGGCTCGACTATGCAAAAGCAACAAACAGTGACAGCAACCGGTTAAAAGCCGCCCTCGACACCTACAAAGTTGCTGATCAGATGGTTGATTTTATGCGGTGGGAACATACAGGAGACCAATCGAAACTATTCTGGCGGCAGAAAACCCGGGGTATGTACGAACGGGCAATCGAAACCTGTTATCGACTGGGTGATGCAAAACAGGCATTTCGTTTTTTGGAGAAAAGTCGGGCCGTTATGCTGGCCGATAAGATCAATGAACTTGGTGCACAGCATAAGCTTACGAATGAGCAGGTAGCGCAGGAGCAACTATTGCAGCAATCAGTTAATAATCAGCAAAGTAAACTCGCCAGTATTGAGCCCGGAAATAGTTCAGCTTATAATGCTGCCCGTATTCTTCTCTTTGCCAAACAGGATAGCCTGACCACATTTCTGAAAAAACTGGAAGCGTCAAATCCAGCCTATTATCAATATAAATACGATAACTCAACGACATCACTCGCTGATGTACAGCAATACCTGAAAAAACAGTCAGGTTCGCTCATTACCTATTTTGTCGGCGACAGTGCTTTATACCTGATGGGTGTTACGGACGGAAAAATCCTACTGAAAAAGCAGTCTATCAAGACCTACAACCAGTTGCTTCGTCAATTTGGTAATTTGTTATCAAACCCAACGGCCATGAGCAAACGCAACGATGTGGCTCGATTCCTGTCGCTTAGTAATGGGTTGTATCAGCAGTTGCTGGGCCCAATGTCGTTGCCAGAGGGGCGGGTAGTGGTTTCTCCCGATGGCTTTTTTGTTCCATTCGATGCATTGAGCCGGTCAGCTACCAGACCAGATTACGCCATGAATGACTATGCGTTCAGTTATGTTTACTCGGTTGGGTTGTTGCTGAAAAATGAGAAAAAATCGGTTCAAACAGCCGGTTTTCATGTGATTGATTTTTTAGGAATAGCCCCGGTAGATTTTTCACCTTCGCTCAAACAGGTCGTTTTGCCGGGTTCCGATAATGCCTTGGTACCTATTGCCAGCCGGTTTACTAATTCTACCTTACTAACCCACAATGCTGCCACACGTCAGGCGTTTCTGTCAAAAGCGGCTAATGCGAGAATTATACATCTGTTCACACACGCTACCGCCGATAGCACCGATCAAGAACCCAAACTGTACTTCGCCGATTCTACCCTTCAACTCTCGGACTTGAGCAATGAGGCACTACCCAATGCGCAACTGGTGGTGTTGGCCGCTTGCAAAACCGGCATTGGGGCCAATCAGCGGGGAGAGGGTATTTTTAGTCTGGCGCGAGGCTTTGCGGCTTTAGGTGTGCCCAGCGTACTGACAACACTTTGGAGTGTCCAGAATGTAGCCACATATCAACTGACCGATCTCTTTTATAGCTATTTAGACCAGGGCTTTTCGAAAGATATTGCCCTGCAACGCGCCAAACAGGATTGGCTTAAAACAGCCGAGGGAGTCAATCAACTGCCCAATAACTGGGCAGGGCTGATTATTGTGGGCGATAGTGAACCGCTCCCCCGCCTTGGTATCATGGTATGGGTAAGCGTATTGTTCGCGTTTCTAGGAGCTGCCATTCTGATTATCTGGCATGAACGACGCAAACGCAAGTCCTCTAACCTGATCGTAACAGCGCCGGGCGCCCTTGCCTGA